The following proteins come from a genomic window of Rhizobium sp. 007:
- a CDS encoding PLP-dependent transferase produces MSNGLEPFELASLITAHDEGNFADAVVPPIFQTSLFTFSDYDDMIASYRGEKVRPIYTRGLNPTVRMFEEMLAKLEGAEDALGFASGMAAISSAVLSFVEPGDRIVAVRHVYPDAFRLFGTILKRMRIEVTYVDGRDEEAVAKALPGARLFYMESPTSWVMEVHDVGALAALAKRHGAVTMIDNSWASPFFQRPLTLGVDLVIHSASKYLGGHSDVVAGVIAGSKEMIARIKAEAYPYLGAKLSPFDAWLLIRGLRTLPLRMKAHEAAAMAIAQRLQKFDVVEQVCHPGLSNRLPTGLNGTSGLFSFIFREGVDIRAFADHLKLFKLGVSWGGHESLIVPGEVVLQQKAQPNSAHAFGIHPRSVRLHVGLEGTEALWGDIEEAIAAAS; encoded by the coding sequence ATGAGCAACGGCTTGGAACCCTTCGAGCTTGCTTCACTGATCACCGCCCATGACGAGGGCAACTTCGCTGATGCGGTCGTTCCGCCGATTTTTCAGACGTCGCTTTTCACCTTCTCCGACTACGATGACATGATCGCTTCCTATCGCGGCGAGAAGGTGCGGCCGATCTATACGCGTGGGCTTAATCCGACTGTGCGGATGTTCGAGGAGATGCTTGCCAAGCTCGAGGGCGCGGAAGATGCCCTCGGCTTTGCGAGCGGCATGGCGGCGATCTCATCGGCGGTCCTGAGCTTTGTAGAGCCCGGTGACCGGATCGTAGCGGTCAGGCACGTCTATCCAGATGCTTTCCGCCTGTTTGGCACGATCCTGAAGCGGATGAGGATCGAGGTCACCTATGTCGACGGGCGCGACGAGGAGGCAGTCGCCAAGGCGCTGCCCGGTGCGAGGCTCTTCTACATGGAAAGCCCGACGAGCTGGGTCATGGAGGTCCATGACGTTGGCGCGCTTGCGGCGCTCGCCAAGCGGCATGGCGCCGTTACGATGATCGACAACAGCTGGGCGAGCCCCTTCTTCCAACGGCCGCTGACATTAGGGGTCGATCTCGTTATCCATTCGGCCTCAAAATATCTCGGCGGCCACAGCGACGTCGTCGCCGGCGTCATTGCCGGTTCCAAGGAGATGATCGCGCGCATCAAGGCCGAGGCCTATCCCTATCTCGGCGCCAAGCTTTCGCCCTTCGACGCCTGGCTTCTCATCCGCGGCCTGCGGACGCTGCCGCTTCGCATGAAGGCCCACGAGGCTGCGGCGATGGCCATCGCCCAGCGCCTGCAGAAATTCGATGTCGTCGAGCAGGTCTGTCATCCGGGACTTTCCAATCGTCTGCCCACTGGCCTCAACGGCACATCGGGGCTCTTTTCGTTCATTTTCCGCGAAGGTGTCGATATCCGCGCCTTTGCCGACCACCTCAAGCTTTTCAAACTGGGTGTAAGCTGGGGTGGGCATGAAAGCCTGATCGTACCGGGCGAGGTTGTGCTCCAGCAGAAAGCGCAGCCGAATTCCGCGCATGCCTTTGGCATTCATCCGCGGTCCGTACGCCTCCATGTCGGCCTCGAAGGAACCGAGGCACTGTGGGGGGATATCGAAGAGGCGATTGCCGCCGCTTCATAA
- a CDS encoding FadR/GntR family transcriptional regulator translates to MKANVGDTPLIRPLPAMDRARQVTEALAHYVEAAKLKAGDRLPAERELMAALAVGRSTIREAIRHFQALGVIETRMGSGTYLLKPVSKATIHMPLSLDTAHLRDVLLQTLEVRRGIECEAGMVAARRRTARDLAVIEEKLDEMERVHQAKGTSGPEDLAFHMAVYDATHNPLFGQLLEQMRETFERFWTHPFDREDFARRSFPFHRTLFNAIVAQDAEAAREETLKILEVVEEDIKEMSK, encoded by the coding sequence ATGAAGGCAAATGTCGGCGATACCCCCCTGATCCGGCCGCTTCCCGCCATGGATCGTGCGCGTCAGGTGACTGAGGCGCTGGCTCATTATGTTGAGGCGGCGAAGCTTAAGGCAGGCGACAGGCTGCCTGCCGAACGTGAACTTATGGCAGCCCTTGCTGTGGGTCGTTCGACTATTCGCGAGGCGATCCGGCACTTTCAGGCGCTTGGAGTGATTGAGACGCGCATGGGAAGCGGCACCTATCTCTTGAAGCCGGTTTCCAAGGCGACCATCCACATGCCGCTGTCACTTGACACGGCGCATCTTCGTGATGTCCTTCTGCAGACGCTGGAGGTTCGCCGCGGCATCGAATGCGAAGCAGGCATGGTGGCTGCGCGGCGCAGAACGGCCAGGGACCTCGCCGTCATCGAAGAGAAGCTCGATGAAATGGAGCGCGTGCACCAAGCGAAGGGCACGTCCGGTCCCGAAGACCTCGCCTTTCACATGGCTGTTTATGACGCAACCCATAACCCGCTGTTCGGCCAGCTTCTTGAGCAGATGCGCGAGACGTTCGAGCGCTTTTGGACTCATCCATTCGACCGGGAAGACTTTGCGCGCCGGTCCTTTCCGTTCCACCGCACGCTTTTCAACGCCATCGTTGCCCAGGACGCCGAGGCTGCCCGCGAAGAAACATTGAAAATCCTCGAGGTTGTCGAGGAAGACATCAAGGAAATGTCCAAATGA
- a CDS encoding sulfate/molybdate ABC transporter ATP-binding protein produces MEVRVQNLRKEFDRFPALHDISLDIRSGELIALLGPSGSGKTTLLRLIAGLESPTEGLIYFGDEDASKKTVQQRNIGFVFQHYALFRYMTVLDNIAFGLKVRDAARRPTKSEIRSRALELLDLVQLSGLEKRYPAQLSGGQRQRVALARALAVEPNVLLLDEPFGALDAQVRKDLRKWLREIHDRTGHTTVFVTHDQDEAMELADRVVVMSQGAIEQVGTPDQVYDNPNSPFVFGFVGQSNCLDVRVAGGELWFEDRPLGLKADNERDGSAQLYFRPHDIELRDGCGGCIAGLLVSSRRVAGTRHIEVNIGKDHPSIELELPPEQADSLDRNRIAFRPKRWKLFRNA; encoded by the coding sequence GCTGATCGCGCTGCTCGGTCCATCCGGCTCCGGCAAGACGACGCTCTTGCGCTTGATTGCCGGCCTCGAAAGCCCGACCGAAGGTCTGATCTACTTCGGCGACGAAGATGCTTCGAAAAAGACCGTGCAGCAGCGCAATATCGGCTTCGTGTTTCAGCACTATGCTCTTTTCCGCTACATGACGGTGCTCGACAATATCGCCTTCGGGCTGAAGGTGCGCGATGCAGCGCGCCGCCCCACAAAGTCCGAGATCCGCAGCCGCGCGCTGGAACTGCTGGATCTCGTGCAGCTTTCCGGTCTGGAAAAGCGCTATCCGGCCCAGCTCTCGGGCGGTCAGCGCCAGCGCGTCGCGCTCGCGCGCGCGCTTGCGGTAGAGCCGAACGTACTGCTTCTCGACGAGCCTTTTGGTGCGCTCGACGCCCAAGTGCGAAAGGACTTGCGCAAATGGCTTCGTGAGATTCATGACCGCACCGGTCACACCACGGTTTTCGTCACGCATGACCAGGACGAAGCGATGGAACTTGCCGACCGCGTCGTCGTCATGAGCCAAGGCGCGATCGAGCAGGTCGGCACACCGGACCAGGTCTACGACAATCCGAATTCGCCCTTCGTCTTCGGTTTCGTGGGCCAGTCGAATTGTCTGGATGTGCGCGTTGCCGGGGGCGAACTTTGGTTCGAAGACCGTCCCCTTGGCTTGAAGGCGGACAATGAGAGGGACGGCAGCGCGCAGCTCTATTTCCGACCGCACGACATCGAACTGCGCGACGGCTGCGGTGGATGCATCGCCGGTCTGCTCGTCTCCAGCCGCCGCGTTGCCGGTACGCGCCATATCGAGGTCAACATCGGCAAGGATCACCCGTCGATCGAGCTCGAATTGCCGCCCGAGCAAGCTGACAGCCTTGACCGCAACCGCATCGCCTTCCGCCCCAAACGCTGGAAGCTGTTCAGGAACGCCTAA
- a CDS encoding carbohydrate ABC transporter permease, whose product MRRSTVATTAHRLAILCYIGFALFPLFWLLKVSVTPNDLLYSEGVRMWPSRTTWEHYSFVLQHSAFPTFFKNSLIVSASTAVAVTICASLSGYALSRFNFRAKYWIVALMLLTQMFPLVMLVAPIFKILSPLHLTNSLTGLVVVYTAFNVPFATFLMQSFFDGIPKDLEEAAMIDGATLFTAFRQIILPLTLPGIAATLGFVFTAAWSELLFALMLINGNDAATFPVGLLTFVSKFSVDFGQMMAAGVMALVPAGLFFLLIQRYLVQGLTAGAVKG is encoded by the coding sequence ATGAGACGATCCACCGTTGCGACCACCGCCCATCGGCTGGCAATCCTCTGCTATATCGGTTTCGCGCTCTTTCCGCTTTTCTGGCTTCTGAAGGTCTCGGTCACCCCGAACGACCTGCTTTATAGCGAGGGCGTGCGCATGTGGCCGTCGCGTACGACATGGGAACATTATTCCTTTGTGCTTCAGCACAGTGCCTTTCCAACCTTCTTCAAGAACAGCCTCATCGTGTCGGCCTCGACGGCGGTGGCGGTGACGATCTGCGCGTCGCTTTCCGGTTATGCGCTGTCGCGCTTCAATTTCCGCGCGAAATACTGGATCGTTGCGCTGATGCTTTTGACGCAGATGTTCCCGCTGGTCATGCTCGTCGCACCGATCTTCAAGATACTCTCGCCGCTGCACTTGACGAACAGTCTGACCGGCCTCGTCGTCGTCTATACCGCCTTCAACGTGCCCTTCGCGACGTTCCTGATGCAATCTTTTTTCGATGGCATTCCAAAGGATCTCGAGGAGGCTGCGATGATCGACGGAGCGACGCTGTTCACGGCCTTCCGGCAGATCATCTTGCCGCTGACGTTGCCGGGGATCGCGGCAACCCTCGGGTTCGTCTTTACCGCGGCCTGGAGCGAACTGCTCTTCGCGCTGATGCTTATCAACGGCAATGACGCGGCAACCTTTCCGGTCGGCCTTCTTACATTCGTTTCGAAATTCTCCGTGGATTTCGGGCAGATGATGGCGGCGGGTGTCATGGCACTCGTTCCAGCCGGCCTCTTCTTCCTGCTCATTCAGCGTTATCTCGTCCAGGGCCTGACGGCCGGCGCGGTCAAGGGTTAG
- a CDS encoding sugar ABC transporter permease, producing MTMIADTLNRRHDRRPWLKRLADASEPYLYSAPSLILIIAVMLAPLAVGISYAFRDIQLLNPFSGGFIGLEHFRALSKDAAFYGALRNTLWWTGASVILQFIFGLILALLLDKPFWGRGIVQALVFLPWAVPSFLAGLNWAWLFNPVIGPIPHWLFGLGLTGAPGNILSDPQYAMWGPIIANVWWGIPFFAITLLAALQAIPRDLYEAASIDGAGWVQRFRSITLPFLAPTIAITVLLRTVWVSNFADLIVVMTGGGPADRTQIVASYIFTQAFRRLDFGYASAIALVLLALLLAYSMLIILLRQTLLKD from the coding sequence ATGACTATGATCGCCGACACGTTGAACAGGCGCCACGATCGCAGGCCGTGGCTGAAGCGTCTTGCAGATGCCTCGGAGCCCTATCTCTACAGCGCACCGTCGCTGATCCTCATCATCGCGGTTATGTTGGCGCCGCTGGCGGTGGGCATTTCCTACGCCTTTCGCGATATCCAGCTTCTGAACCCATTTTCCGGCGGTTTCATCGGGCTTGAGCACTTCCGCGCCCTTTCGAAAGATGCGGCCTTTTACGGCGCGCTTCGCAATACGCTATGGTGGACGGGCGCTTCGGTGATCTTGCAGTTCATCTTCGGGCTCATCCTGGCGCTTTTGCTCGATAAGCCGTTCTGGGGCAGGGGCATCGTGCAGGCACTCGTCTTTCTGCCCTGGGCGGTTCCGTCCTTCCTTGCGGGCCTCAATTGGGCCTGGCTTTTCAATCCGGTGATCGGGCCCATTCCGCACTGGCTCTTCGGCCTCGGGCTGACCGGCGCGCCTGGCAACATTCTTTCTGATCCGCAATATGCGATGTGGGGACCGATCATCGCCAATGTCTGGTGGGGCATCCCGTTCTTCGCGATCACGCTGCTCGCAGCGCTTCAGGCAATTCCTCGCGATCTTTACGAAGCCGCATCGATCGATGGCGCCGGCTGGGTCCAGCGCTTCCGTTCGATCACGCTTCCCTTCCTTGCACCGACGATTGCCATCACCGTCTTGCTCCGCACCGTCTGGGTATCGAACTTTGCTGATCTCATTGTCGTCATGACTGGCGGCGGGCCGGCGGACCGGACGCAGATCGTCGCCAGCTATATCTTCACCCAGGCGTTCAGACGGCTCGATTTCGGTTATGCCTCGGCGATCGCACTGGTTCTGCTCGCACTGCTGCTTGCCTATTCCATGCTGATCATCCTGCTGCGGCAGACCCTGCTGAAGGATTGA
- a CDS encoding sugar ABC transporter substrate-binding protein, whose protein sequence is MKRLITATLFAAMMAGTAFADTTLKLVEVITSPERTETLKSIVGKFEAENPGTKVEIISLPWNEAFQKFATMVSAGDTPDVMEMPDTWLSLYGNNGMLESLEPYLEKWEHTKELTPRALELGRDVKDTAYMLPYGFYLRAMFYNKKLLQEAGVAEPPKTMDEFSKASEAVSKISGKYGYCMRGGPGGLNGWMIFAASMAGDNKYFNEDGTSTMNSPGWTKGIEWMVDLYKKGYAPKDSVNWGFNEVVAGFYSGTCAFLDQDPDALIAIAERMKKEDFGVIPLPKGPDGKSFPTIGYAGWSMFTTSQNKDLSWKLIATLEGPEGNIEWNKKIGALPAYTAAEKDPFYAGDQFRGWFEELADPNTVPTVMPTYLEEFAFFKDSLAIKTSQQALLGDITPKELADQWADYLTKAQQKFLAKK, encoded by the coding sequence ATGAAGAGACTGATAACCGCAACGCTCTTCGCAGCGATGATGGCAGGCACGGCCTTTGCCGATACGACGCTGAAACTCGTCGAAGTCATCACCAGCCCGGAGCGCACCGAGACCCTCAAATCGATCGTCGGTAAGTTCGAGGCCGAAAACCCGGGCACCAAGGTCGAAATCATCTCGCTACCGTGGAACGAAGCCTTCCAGAAGTTCGCGACAATGGTGTCGGCGGGCGATACGCCGGACGTGATGGAAATGCCGGACACCTGGCTTTCGCTCTACGGCAACAACGGCATGCTTGAAAGTCTTGAACCCTATCTGGAAAAGTGGGAGCACACCAAGGAGCTGACGCCGCGCGCGCTTGAACTCGGGCGCGATGTCAAGGATACGGCCTATATGCTGCCTTACGGCTTCTATCTGCGTGCCATGTTCTACAATAAGAAGTTGCTACAGGAAGCAGGCGTTGCCGAACCGCCGAAGACGATGGACGAATTTTCCAAGGCCTCCGAAGCGGTCTCCAAGATCTCCGGAAAATACGGCTACTGCATGCGCGGCGGCCCGGGCGGCTTGAATGGCTGGATGATCTTTGCAGCCTCCATGGCAGGCGACAACAAGTACTTCAACGAAGACGGCACTTCGACCATGAACAGCCCCGGCTGGACAAAGGGCATCGAGTGGATGGTCGACCTCTACAAGAAGGGCTATGCGCCGAAGGACAGTGTGAACTGGGGCTTTAATGAGGTCGTTGCCGGCTTTTATTCCGGCACCTGCGCCTTTCTCGACCAGGATCCGGATGCTCTGATTGCCATTGCCGAGCGCATGAAGAAGGAAGACTTCGGCGTCATCCCGCTGCCGAAGGGGCCGGACGGCAAATCCTTCCCCACGATCGGCTATGCGGGATGGTCGATGTTCACGACGAGCCAGAACAAGGACCTTTCCTGGAAGTTGATTGCAACGCTTGAAGGTCCGGAAGGCAACATCGAGTGGAACAAGAAGATCGGCGCTCTGCCGGCCTATACTGCGGCCGAGAAGGATCCCTTCTATGCCGGCGACCAGTTCAGGGGCTGGTTCGAGGAACTGGCTGACCCGAACACGGTTCCGACCGTCATGCCGACCTACCTCGAAGAATTCGCCTTCTTCAAGGATTCGCTGGCGATCAAGACCTCGCAGCAGGCACTTCTTGGCGACATTACGCCGAAGGAGCTGGCCGATCAGTGGGCCGACTACTTGACCAAGGCGCAGCAGAAGTTCCTGGCCAAAAAGTAG
- a CDS encoding MBL fold metallo-hydrolase, translated as MIFRQLFDSVSGTYTYLIASRKGGEALIIDPVLEKVDRYLKLVEELDLKLVKAVDTHLHADHITGLGALRDRTHCVTVMGEQTLADVVSMRVTEGDRVAIEGLSLDVLYTPGHTDDSYSFLMNGRVFTGDTLLIRGTGRTDFQNGNPLQQYDSIFNKLLKLPDETLVYPAHDYKGDTVSTIGEEKRFNPRLKVRSADEYADLMNNLKLPNPKMMDVAVPANIHIGLHQDEIARKGWAVSAAEVLALSGRPDIAIVDLREKGEREKHGTIPGSLHAPYPDLQENVSTGGMLHELAEATGKRIVFYCAFGERSAMAVQAAQDAGLASACHIEGGIDAWKKANGPVIR; from the coding sequence ATGATCTTCCGCCAGCTCTTCGACAGTGTCTCCGGCACCTACACCTATCTCATCGCCAGCCGAAAGGGAGGCGAGGCGCTCATTATCGATCCAGTGCTCGAGAAGGTCGACCGCTATCTCAAGCTGGTAGAGGAGCTCGACCTCAAGCTGGTCAAGGCCGTGGATACTCATCTGCACGCTGACCACATTACCGGGCTGGGTGCGCTGCGCGACCGGACCCATTGCGTGACAGTGATGGGCGAGCAGACGCTTGCCGATGTCGTCTCCATGCGCGTCACGGAAGGCGACCGCGTGGCGATTGAGGGACTGAGCCTCGACGTCCTTTACACACCGGGCCATACGGACGATTCCTATTCATTCCTCATGAATGGCCGCGTTTTTACGGGCGACACGCTGCTCATTCGCGGCACCGGGCGTACCGATTTCCAGAACGGCAATCCGCTCCAGCAATATGACTCCATCTTCAACAAGCTCCTCAAACTGCCTGACGAGACCCTGGTCTATCCGGCGCACGATTATAAGGGCGACACCGTTTCCACCATCGGCGAGGAGAAGCGCTTCAATCCACGCCTGAAGGTCAGATCAGCCGACGAGTACGCCGACCTCATGAATAACCTGAAGCTTCCAAATCCGAAGATGATGGATGTGGCCGTGCCTGCAAATATCCATATCGGCCTGCATCAGGACGAGATTGCACGCAAGGGCTGGGCCGTCTCGGCGGCAGAGGTCTTGGCGCTGAGCGGGCGTCCCGACATTGCAATCGTCGATCTGCGTGAGAAGGGAGAACGGGAAAAACATGGAACAATTCCTGGCTCCTTGCATGCGCCCTATCCGGACTTGCAGGAAAACGTCAGCACCGGCGGGATGTTGCATGAACTGGCAGAGGCGACCGGCAAGCGCATCGTGTTCTACTGCGCTTTCGGCGAGCGATCAGCAATGGCCGTCCAGGCAGCCCAGGATGCCGGCTTGGCCAGCGCCTGCCACATCGAAGGCGGCATCGATGCCTGGAAGAAGGCGAACGGGCCGGTGATCCGATAA
- the ugpC gene encoding sn-glycerol-3-phosphate ABC transporter ATP-binding protein UgpC → MASIDIQNIKKAYGHVQVLHDVDLKIKDGEFVVLVGPSGCGKSTLLRMIAGLEEVTGGEIRIAGNRVNELHPKDRDIAMVFQSYALYPHMNVAGNMSYSLRLRKTAKEKIASAVANAASKLGLDPLLERRPKALSGGQRQRVAMGRAIVRQPKAFLFDEPLSNLDARLREQMRAEIKKLHADLKATSIYVTHDQIEAMTLADRIVAMHGGVVQQVGSPLELYDRPANLFVAGFIGSPGMNFLDATCEAGGVRLKDGTLVRLSAPLALSSGAKVTLGIRPEHVVMSDQGGMRAEVELVEPTGFGIILHLSLHGLPFKVFTLDREALTAGPEVSVSFPAQHLHLFDGEGNRAG, encoded by the coding sequence ATGGCATCGATCGATATCCAGAACATCAAGAAGGCCTACGGCCACGTCCAGGTGCTGCATGACGTTGATCTCAAGATCAAGGATGGTGAATTCGTCGTCCTCGTAGGCCCGTCGGGCTGCGGCAAGTCGACCCTGCTGCGCATGATCGCGGGGCTCGAAGAGGTCACTGGCGGCGAAATCCGCATTGCCGGGAACCGGGTCAATGAGTTGCATCCGAAAGACCGGGACATCGCCATGGTGTTCCAGTCCTACGCGCTTTATCCCCATATGAACGTCGCCGGCAACATGAGTTACAGCCTAAGGCTCAGGAAGACGGCGAAGGAAAAGATTGCGAGCGCCGTTGCAAATGCCGCCTCCAAGCTCGGCCTCGATCCGCTGCTTGAACGGCGGCCAAAGGCACTTTCGGGCGGGCAGCGGCAGCGTGTCGCCATGGGTCGGGCCATCGTTCGCCAGCCCAAGGCCTTCCTTTTCGACGAACCGCTCTCGAACCTCGACGCACGTCTTCGCGAACAGATGCGTGCTGAGATCAAGAAACTGCATGCCGACCTGAAGGCGACCTCAATCTATGTGACGCACGACCAGATCGAGGCAATGACGCTCGCCGACCGGATCGTCGCCATGCATGGCGGCGTGGTGCAGCAGGTCGGCAGCCCCCTCGAGCTTTACGATCGGCCCGCCAATCTTTTCGTCGCGGGCTTCATCGGTTCTCCCGGCATGAATTTCTTGGATGCGACATGCGAGGCGGGCGGGGTCAGGCTGAAGGACGGGACGCTTGTTCGGCTGTCGGCGCCGCTTGCCCTTTCGAGCGGCGCGAAAGTCACGCTCGGCATCCGCCCGGAGCATGTGGTCATGTCGGATCAAGGCGGAATGCGTGCCGAGGTCGAGCTCGTCGAACCGACCGGCTTCGGCATCATCCTGCATCTGTCGCTGCATGGCCTGCCTTTCAAGGTCTTCACGCTGGATCGCGAAGCGCTGACGGCCGGGCCCGAAGTCAGCGTATCCTTTCCGGCGCAGCATCTGCATCTATTCGACGGCGAGGGAAATAGGGCTGGCTGA
- a CDS encoding peroxiredoxin, whose amino-acid sequence MSLAINDTAPDFQAETTEGKIGFHDWIGNSWAVLFSHPKDFTPVCTTELGYMARIKPEFDKRGVKIIGLSVDPVDRHAGWASDIQETQGAAPNFPMIADTDYNVSKLYGMLPAAVSGDPTKRTPADNQTVRNVFVIGPDKKIKLILVYPMTTGRNFDEVLRVIDSLQLTAKHRVATPANWKQGEDVIIAGSVSDDEARTIYPNGWTAPKPYIRIVPQPEA is encoded by the coding sequence ATGTCTCTCGCGATCAACGATACCGCACCGGATTTCCAGGCAGAAACGACCGAAGGCAAGATTGGGTTTCACGACTGGATCGGCAATTCCTGGGCTGTCCTGTTTTCGCATCCCAAGGATTTCACGCCGGTTTGCACCACTGAACTGGGCTACATGGCCAGGATCAAACCCGAATTCGACAAGCGTGGCGTGAAGATCATCGGCCTGTCGGTCGATCCTGTCGATCGCCATGCCGGTTGGGCAAGCGACATCCAGGAAACGCAGGGCGCTGCACCGAATTTCCCGATGATTGCCGATACCGATTACAACGTATCGAAGCTTTATGGCATGCTCCCCGCAGCAGTCTCCGGCGATCCGACAAAGCGAACGCCGGCCGACAACCAGACGGTGCGCAACGTCTTCGTCATTGGCCCCGACAAAAAGATCAAGCTGATCCTCGTCTATCCGATGACGACCGGCCGCAATTTCGATGAAGTGCTGCGTGTAATCGACTCGCTGCAGCTGACCGCCAAGCACAGGGTCGCCACACCGGCGAATTGGAAACAGGGTGAGGATGTCATCATCGCCGGTTCGGTAAGCGACGACGAGGCCAGGACGATCTATCCGAACGGATGGACCGCACCGAAGCCCTACATCCGGATCGTCCCGCAGCCAGAGGCATAG